The genomic interval GCCAATTGGATTGTACCGGGTAAAAGAGTTCCAGGTATTGGCGGTGCGATGGAGTTAGCAAAAAAAGCGAAAAAAGTCATTGTAGTCATGAATCATTGTAACAAAAAGGGAGAGCCGAAAATTTTAAAAACTTGTACATTGCCACTAACCGCAAAAGCGTGTGTAAGTATGATCATTACAGATATGGCTGTCATAGCCGTGACAGAAGAAGGATTACTCTTAAAAGAAGTCATGGCACCATATACAGCCATTGATGTTATTCAAAAAACAGGTGCACCACTGCGCATTTCAAAGGATTTAGCGACAGTTCAGTAAGTCAAACGTTTGAAAGGAGGACATCGATTGGGTGACAACAATAGTATGCTAGGGGCTCAAATCAACCATTGGCTCACTCGTAATCGTGAAGAAGGTATACAGCTTCTACAGAAGTTAGTGCAGGCAGGCAGTACACAAGGAAATGAAGCAGAGGCACAGGCGCTAATTGCCAAAACACTTTTAAACATCGGATTAAAGGTAGATCGTTGGGAACCAGATGGAAACGAATTAGAAAAACATCCATACTTCGCATCACCGCGAACAACTTTTAAAGGAAGCCCAAATGTTGTTGGTATCTTAAAGGGAACAGGCGGCGGGCGCTCCCTCATTTTAAATGGACATATCGATGTTGTCCCAGAAGGTGATCCCGCACAATGGGAGCATGATCCATTCAGTGGAAAAGTAATAGATGGGAAAATGTACGGCCGCGGTGTAACAGATATGAAAGGCGGAAATGTCTCCTTATTATTAGCATTATCCGCGCTACGTGCCTTAGGCATCCCTTTAAAAGGTGATGTTTTTTTTCAAAGTGTTGTCGAGGAAGAAAGTGGCGGTGCCGGGACACTTGCGGCCATTTTACGAGGGTATAAGGCAGATGCAGCGATTATCCCCGAACCAACCAATATGAAAATATTCCCGAAACAGCAAGGCTCGATGTGGTTTAGAATTCACATAAAAGGGCGCTCAGCACATGGAGGCACAAGGTATGAGGGTGTTAGTGCCATTGAAAAATCGCTGCTTGTCGTTGATCATATTCGTAAGCTGGAAACACGCAGAAATGAACGAATGACTGACCCCCTTTACAGCAAAATCCCCATTCCTATCCCAATCAATATTGGAAAAATCGAAGGTGGTGACTGGCCATCTTCTGTTGCAGATCTCGTCAAATTAGAAGGACGAATGGGCGTATCTCCGGAAGAAACAATGGAAGAAGCCAAAAATGAAATGAAAAGCTGGCTCGAAAAACTGGCAGATATTGATCCATGGTTTAAACAACAGCCAGTCATACTTGAATGGTTTGGCGCGAGATGGGTTCCAGGTGCGATTGAAAAACAGCATGAGTTTGTTACATCATTATCATCAAGCTATCGAAATGTTCTCGGTGAAGAACCAGTTGTCGAAGCTTCCCCATGGGGAACAGACGGTGGCCTTTTAACAAATGTCGGTGCAACCCCAACGATCATATTTGGACCAGGAATAACTGAAAAAGCCCATTTTCCAAATGAATATATTGAAATAAACAAAGTATTCGAAGCAGCAGAAATCATTGCCTTAACAATTGTGAATTGGTGTGGGATTGAGGAAGAATAAGCGGGTTAATAAAAGTATTTTGACGAGATGTAATAAAGCAGCGGGAAAGTCATATATCAGTGAAATTCACGTTATATAAGCAGGAAAAGTCATATATCAGCGAAATTCACGTTATATCAGCGAGAAATAAAATATATCAGCGAAATTCACATTATATCAGCGAGAAAAGTCATATACCAGCGAAATTCACGTTATATCAGCGAAAAAAAAATATATCAGCGAAGTTCTCATTTTATCAGTGAACATACCAACAAAACCCACAATTTTTTACTCCTAACGCCCAACCAAAAAAGAAAAGAGGGATAACATGCCACATCATACAGAAGACATTCGTCTTCTTGAGGAACTTGATAAAAAGCATTTCCTTCATCCGACATCCTCGATTCAACAGCAGCAGGATGAAGGGCCTGCGTTTATTTTCAAAGAAGGAAGAGGAATTTATCTTGAGGATGTAAAAGGGAACATTGTCATTGATGGCATGTCATCGCTCTGGAATGTGAATGTTGGCCATGGCAGAGAGGAATTAGGTGAAGTGGCAAAAGCACAGATGACAAAACTTGCGTATACGTCAAGTTTTGCGACATTCAGTAATGAACCTGCCATTCGACTTTCAGCAAAGCTTGCAGAATTGGCACCAGGTGATCTGTGTGCTACCTTTTTTACTTCAGGCGGATCTGAAGCGAATGATACAGCGTATAAGCTTGCCCGTCATTATTGGATTTTAAAGGGTGAACCCGAACGGAAAAAAATCATTTCAAGAACAAAATCCTATCACGGTGTTTCTATGGGAGCGACAAGTGCGACAGGTTTGAAGCCGTTTCGTGATTTTACGAGCTCACTTGCACCAGATTTTTTTCATGTTGACCACCATGATCCTGTTGCATTGCGCGACCTCATTGAAGCTGAGGGTCCAGAAACCATTGCTGCCTTCATCACAGAGCCTGTCCAAGGTGCTGGCGGCGTCCATATTGCTCAAGCCAACTACTTTAAAGAAGTGAAGGCCATTTGTGACATGTATGGGATTTTATTTATAACTGACGAAGTAATTACAGGGTTTGGCAGGACAGGAAAATGGTTTGGGATCGAGCATAACGGGATCACACCTGATATGATGTGTTTTGCAAAAGGGGTCACAAGCGGCTATGCCCAATTAGGAGGAGTCATGTTATCAAAGGAGCTTCATGATGATTTCAAAAAGCTTTCGACAGGTCCTTTATTGCATGGGTACACGTATAGCGGCCATGCGATGGCCTGTGCTGTTGCATTGAAAAATATTGAACTCATTGAAAAAGAAAACCTTGTTGAGAATGCAAAGTTGAAAGGGGGGGGATTAGTAGAAGGACTTCATTGGTTGCAGGAAAATAAAAAAATGGTAAGCAAAGTAAGAGGACTTGGGCTGATGGCTGCGATTGAACTAAGTGATGAGAACCTGAAAAAAGTGCAAATACCGATATCGTCATCCATTGTGAATGAAGCGGCAAAGCGTGGTCTCATTTGTCGTTCTGTCACCTTTGATGGACAGGATACAATTGTCCTTGCACCACCTCTCATCATAAAAAAAGAAGAAATTGAGAAAGTGGTTCTTCTTTTACATGATGCAATCGATGTGGTTGAACGTAAGAAATAATCCCTCTCCTATCAAATTTTATGATGATCACATCTATAAAAGCAGTGGATCGCACTGCTTTTCACACTTTTTTAAAGATATACAAGCAATAAGGCAGGTGGATGTTATCGATATTATAAAGTTGGAGAAACATCACATTCGATATTCACTTGATTTAGTGTGGACCGTTTTTCAGGAATTAGTATTATTCAGCACATGGTATTGAAGCATATAGGAAAATTTATTTCATACAAATCGATGATGGAAAAGGTTGAAGAAGAGGAACTGCACTTTTGGGGCTGTATGACGAATGATGAGTTAATAGGTGTAATAGCAATAAAAGGAATGAATCATATCTGTTTGTTGTTTGTGAAAAAAGAGTATCATAGGCAAGGGATCGCAAGGCGTTTATGTCAAAAAAGTGATTGAAAGGTGTAAAGAAGAGAAAAATAATAGCAAGTTGACAGTGAACTCCTCCCCATATGCACTAGGTATTTATCATCGTCTTGGCTTTGTTGAGTCAGATAAGGAGCAGACGATAAATGGGATTAGATTTACCCCAATGTCATATTTTTTAATGTAATGTGAAAGTAGACGACATCTTCATCATAGAGATGTTCGTCTTTATTTATTTCTGATGACAAGCTATGTTATTATTTGGCACTGGCGTTTCCGTGTATAAGTAAGTTATAAAATCGAGATGAAATGTATTAATCATTCGAAGGTGAGGGAAGACTACTTCATACTTACAGATTTTAGGAGGTGATTTGATTGGAAGATAAGCAAAGTATTAGGCTTACATCTGCAGAAGTAGCACACCTTTGGAACACATATATGAGTGACAGCATGGCCATTTGTGTCTTAAGTTATTTTTTAATACATATACAGGATACCGATATTAAGCCTATTATCGAAAAGTCGCTTAACCTATCAAAAAAACATGTGAATGACATCCAACAACTATTTAAAAAAGAGGGCTATACGATTCCTCAAGGGTTTACTGAAAGGGATCTAAACATGAATGCGCCTGCTTTGTTCTATGATACTTTTTACGTACATTATCTAAAACAAATGAGCAGGATAGGGATTAGCGCATATGGTTTAGGTCTATCAATTGCTGCTAGGGAGGATATAAGAAAATTTTATGAAAGTACATTGTTTGAATCGATCGCTCTTGATAATGATGTTACAAGTGTATTATTAAACAAAGGCTTGTATATAAGAGCTCCCTTTATTAATGCTCCAGAAAAAATTGAATTTGTTGATAATAATAATTTTTTAGGTGGACTCATCGGGCATCAACGCCCGCTTTTAGGAATGGAAATCGCTCATCTCTACGGGAACATGGAAACTGCTTCCATGGGGAAAGCATTATGTATCGCATTCAGCCAAGTGTCCAAAACAAATGAAGTGACGAAATTGCTACTTAAATTAAGGGATAAAGCAGGAAAGCAAATAGAATCTTTGGGTTCTAAATTAGAAGAAGGCCATTTAAAGGTTCCTATGACTTGGAATGATACGGTGACAGATTCAACTGTTGCCCCATTTTCAGATAAGTTAATGCTCTTTCATATTAATGCAGTGATGGCAACAGCAGTGGCTGATTACGGGATATCTTTAGCTGCTAGTGCAAGAAAAGACTTGTCATTAATGTATACAGTATTGATAACAGGACTAGGTGGTCAAATTGAAGAGGGAGCGAAAATCATGATTCAAAATGGCTGGTTGGAAAAACCGCCCTCTGCAACTGACCGGGATGCATTGGCAAGTAAATAGATCGACACATTATACTGTGAAAACGCTTGGACTTATCATGAACTGAACCCAAAAAGTTAGTTTAAACAGCTATCAAGGATTGGACCTGCAATTGTAAGTTTGTGTCCAACATTTAGGGTGCAGTTTAGTAATAACAAGCGTTTTTATGTTTTTTTGGGAGATGTTGAAAAAAGTGAAAAAAGTACTGTGCCGATCTCCATTTTTAAGAAGAAGTGTTCATGTAAAAAGCTATGAATCATTTTATAATAATACATAATTAAACCCTTAAACTGTATCGAATAATGGTTATAAATATAGTTGAAGAAGGAGAAGTCGGTACCTGTGAAAGTTTTTGAAGCGAAGACATTAATCGATTCCGTGGAAGCTAGGGTCAATCAGTATCAAGAGCTTCAGGAGAATCTTGATCAGTTAAAAAGGAAATGTCTGGATATTGTAAACCTGGATGACAACCTTAAAGGGAAGGGTGCAGCTGCCATAAAAGGGTTTTTTCAAGCCCATATTGATGTCATTGATGCATGGCTTCGTCTTATTATGAAACGAATCGCTTTTTTTAACGGAATCGCAGGGACAACAGAAGATCGTAACTTAGCTGGAATGACTGTGATCGATATTCCGTTTCTTGAAAATGAACTGCCATTAGCGGGTAATTTTGCAGAGGAACTGGTTACTAGTCAACAAGGTGAAGTACAAAAAATCTTTTCTCGAATTGATGATCTAATTGAACTAGATCTGTATTCAAATGAACGATTTTTAGAGCATATGGATCGGGCAGAAAGTAAACGAAGAGACACGATCACTGCTGTAGGCAATTTAGATCGTGAACTCACAACTGAATATCGAATTACTGAGAGTGACGAATACTTTGTCGAAACTTTATTGCAACAACTCCAAGATGCGACTCGCCAAGGAAATCAACTCTCTCCGGTTCACTTCAATGCCAAAACCTTCAAAACTAGTGAAGTCTACCAACTAAAAAAGCAAAGCGAAATACAGGCAAAGGAATACTTGTCCTATAAAGAGGAGCAAACAAAATTCAGAGAACAACTTAAAAACAAACAAGAGGAACAAGAAAAACTGTCATGAAAAAATGAAAGCTTTAGAAGGGGTGCCAATAATAACTAGACAAATATCATTTAATTATACGTCAAAAAAGGGCATCTTCTGAGTAATATCAGATGCTCTTTTTTATTCAGTGGCTATGCTTTGTTGGCTGCTATAGGTTTTCCTTAATGATATATATCTATATTAATAATTGAGAAGATTTGAACATCACCATATTTCATCTACATAAAGCAGAAAGCTTATCAACTTCTTAAGGAAGATAGATCTAACATTTTTAAAACTTTATTTAGAAAACTTACTAATTTTATAGATATTCCCTTCCAAAAGATCCTTCAAAGTCGTATGATCCAATAGGTCGGCCACTACATCACGAATTAAACCCCACAAGGGTTTTAAGACACATGCTTTGTCCTCGAGGGGGCAGTATTCGTAAGAATGGACGCTTACACAGCTCATTGGTGCAAGCGGTCCTTCGAGATCACGTATTACTTTTCCAATGACAATTAAATTTGATGGTACTTTCAATGTAAATCCACCATTTATTCCTCGTTTGCTTTTTACATACCCATGATTTTTCAATTGAAGCAATATTTGTTCAAGGTACTGTGAAGGAACTAAAGTTTCAGTAGCAATTTCTTTACTCTGAATGAGTTTGTTTTCGTTATTTCCTAATACGATAAGAGCTCTTAGAGCATATTCTCCTCTACTAGATATTTTCAAATCGGATGCCCTCCTTATAGAAAGACTTTTTACCATATTATTTTTTAAAAAAATAATTATACGTGATACGTCCATTTATATAAAAGTAGAGTACGTTTTTATAATCTTTTCATATTTTATTATTAAAAGTCGACTAAGTTTATCATGTTTCTCTACTTTGAATTAATTCATTGGAATAAAAAAACGAAGGAAGGGGTGTGAAAAATGGCTTTTCTAAGTCAAGTTAAAGAAAAGTTTAGTAATTTATCAACCTATAATCATCAAAGTTTGGCCTTTGCAGTTAAGGAGTTAGATCCAAAAATTGAGCAAATTTCCGACTTTCTAAAGCAGCCTGAGAACCTTGAATACGGAAGAAATGTCATATATAAAAATGAAGATGTTGAAGTAATTATTGTTTATTTCCCCGCAATGGCAAAAACATTGGTCCATGACCACGGTACATCTATCGGGTGTATAGCTGTAGTTGAAGGGGACCTGTTAAATGTAGTTTATAAGCACAAAGGAAATATATCGTACCCATTATATGAGGGGATACAGAATTATTCAAAAGGGGATGTCTTTCATGTGACCGGTGATACAATCCATATGATGTTTAATCCAACACTTTCACCAGTTGTTACCTTTCATGTGTATTCCTCACCATTAAATGGAGGTCGAATCTACACTGATCTTACAGACATGGAGAAGGATTGAAAGGAGAAAAACATGATAAGTATTAAGAAACAATATATACAGAGTTTACAAGACGGGAGAAATGTCTGGTTAGAAGGAAAGATAGTTGATGTGACGAAAGACCAAAACTTTTCGGGTACTTTATCTACCATCTCTAGCTTATTTAACATGTTTGAAGATCCAAATCAAAGAGATTTAATTGGATATATTAATAACGAAACAAATGAGTATGTTCATACTGCATTTTTAATCCCTCGCTCTTACGAGGATATATTGCAAAGAAGAAAGGCTTTTGAAGTATGGAGTCAATCAACGGACGGTGTTATGAGTCGTTTATCCGATTACGCAAGATCCAGATTAACTGGATGGTATGCTTCTAGAGAAAAGTATAAGGGATTTGATCAACACTTTTCAGAAAAAATAAGATCCTACTATGAAGAAGCCAGAGACAACCACCTTTTTTTAAGTGTTGTGCAAAGGGATCCCCAAATTAACCGCTCTATCCAAACTATTCCTGTACTAAAAGATTTAGGCTTGTTACAAATTACAAAAAAGACTGAGGATGGCGTATTTGTAAATGGAGCTAAGATGATAGGAACCGCAGCACCGTATAGCAACGACTTAATTATTTATCCGCTAGGAATGTTAAAAGAAGAACAGAAACATTTGGCCCATATGCTTGTGGTCGCAGCAAATTCTCCCGGATTGCATATGGTTTGCCGTGAATCCTTTGCTACAGATTCTTCAAGAAAAGCAGACAACCCAATTAGTTCCCAGTATGATGAAATGGATGCGTTGTTAATTTTTGATAATGTTTTTGTTCCATGGGAACGAGTATTGCTTTATGATAATCCGGAAGCAATATGGAAAATTAAATCTGACCCCGCATCGAATAGTTTAGCGTATCACCAGGCTATTATTCGACTAGGGACAAAATTGGAATTTGTGGCGGCTCTCGCTTGTGAGATTGCAGATGCTATAGGAGCCAATTCTTATCTTCACGTACAGGAAAAAATCGGTGAACTGATTATGCAGGTAAAAACAATTAGAGGTTTATTAATTGCTTCCGAGTGTCAAGGAAAGGTAGATGAATACGGAACTTTTCTTCCAGATTTTAGTTATATAGAAACAGCAAGAAACCTAGGTGCTAAATATTATCCGCGTGCAATAGAAATATTGCAGCTCATAGGTGCAGGAGGGTTTATTCAATTACCTTCAAGTGTTTTTGATTTCGAAGGTCCACTGTCACCACTTTTGAAGGAATATTTTAAAGGTGCAACTATTGATGCTGAAAACAGAACAAAACTATTTAAACTTGCCTGGGACTTAATCGGAAGTCCATTAGGGTCTAGACATGAATTATATGAGCGTTTTTACGCGGGAGACCCAATTCGAAATATAGCAAATCAGTATAATAATTATGATAAAAGTAGTTTAAAGAAGTTGGTAGAAAAGTATATTATATAAATTATTTAGAATTGATATTTTAATCAACCTTCATGGTCTATGATTTATTTCCATGGTTTCCTCGAGGCATGTTCGAACGAGACCCAGTCTAAAAGAAACTTAGAATCTAATTTAAAACTCATGAAATGAATACTAATTTAAATGTCCTGTTATAGATTGGGTTAAGTATAAAAAGTATCGATTGGCTTTAAGCCTTTCGATTTTTTTTATGCCTAAATTGTTTTGGGTATACTCTGATATCACCTCGTTTTAAATTTCACAAATTAGTCACATATTGCTTGACTAAAAAATATCCAGGGATTATTATGGTTACATAAAGTAACCTTGTTAATAAAAGTTCATTAGAAACTAGAGAGTAGTATTTCAGATAATAGATTAATAGATTTTTACAGAAAGGAGAAATCAGTAATGATCGAAATAATCGTTACAGTTGAATTGAATGGAAAGCATTATCAAACAAATGTAATTGGCTATAAAGAAATGTCAACTGAAAAAATTGAACGATTAGCTAAACAACAAGTATTTAAACAATGGGGTGAATAATAATCAATTTATATCCCATTCTTAACGGGCAGTAAAACCCAATCTTAAGATTCTAGAGAATCAAAGAAGATAGCTGGGGGATAACTGCCCGTAAAGATCGGATAAGTCTCGCTATCCATCAGTGGGGGCTGAAGAAAACCCCCACTGATGAAAGTCTCGCTTTATAAGAAAGGGAGTAGTTAGAATGGATAGAAATTTATCAATGGAACTTGTTAGAGTGACTGAAGCCGCAGCTTTAGCTGCTGGAAGATGGATGGGTAGAGGAAAGAAAGATGAAGCAGACGAAGCAGCAACACAAGCCATGAGGGAAATGTTTAATTCCATTCAGATGAACGGCACTGTTGTTATTGGGGAAGGTGAAATGGATGAAGCTCCGATGTTATATATTGGAGAACAATTAGGAACTGGTGATGGCCCTTTAGTTGATATTGCAGTAGATCCATTAGAAGGAACAAATATTGTTGCTGCAGGGACATGGAATGCTCTTGCAATCATAGCAGTTGCAGAGCGAGGTAATCTATTACATGCCCCAGATATGTATATGGAAAAGATTGCTGTAGGTCCAGAATCTGCCGGTAAAATTAATATCAACGCTCCTGTTATTGAGAATTTAACAGCTGTTGCAAAAGCAAAAAATAAAAATATTGAAGATCTTGTTGTGGCCATTTTAGATCGAGAAAGACATGAACAAATGATTCAGGAGATTCGTGACTCTGGTGCAAGAATTAAACTCATGCAAGATGGTGATGTAGCAGCTGCTATCAATACGGCATTTAAAAATACAGGTGTTGATATGATGCTTGGCTCTGGTGGAGCTCCAGAAGGTGTATTGGCTGCTGCGGCACTGAAATCATTGGGAGGGGAATTTCAAGGAAAACTGCTTCCACAAACAGATGAAGAAAAGATTCGTCTGAAGAAAATGGGCATTAGTGATTTTAATAGAGTTTTATTAATGGAAGACATTGTGAAAGGTGATGATGCCTATTTTGTAGCAACAGGTGTAACAAATGGGGAGCTTTTAAGAGGAGTACAATATAACGGGAAGATAGGGACTACTCACTCAGTCGTCATGCGTGCCAAGACAGGGACAGTTCGCTTTATAGAAGGACAGCATAGCGTGCAAAATCGCTGATTAATAATATTTAAACACATTTTACAGAGGAATAGTCATTTTTAAAAGTCTACTAAACAACTATGTTAAGTTTGTTTAATACTCGCAAAAGAGTACGAGTGTTAGGAGAAATGGGCAGCTTTGATGAATTTTCAAGAAATGGGAAAGTAAAAGATTAACTATACTATTTTGGAAATTTATTCTTAATTATCCTATCACCAGAATTTATATCCTAAGGTTGATAGGATAAGAAACTTAAGGCTTGCCGATAAGCCAAGTTTTTCTAATCTTTTGATCTTTTTAAAAAGGGGAGAAAACCATGATTGATAAAAAATTAGTCGGTGAAAAAGCAGTAGATTTTGTAAAAGATGGCATGGTAGTTGGACTAGGTACAGGTTCAACGGTGTATTATACGATCATCAAACTCGGAGAACTAGTGAAAGAAGGACTTTCAATTATAGGAATCCCTACTTCGATTCAAACGGAAGAATTAGCAAAAAAAGTAGGGATTCCAATCGGGGATTTTAAGGAGATTGAACAAATTGATGTCGCAATTGATGGTGCTGACGAGGTAGATTCTAATTTAAACCTTATTAAGGGTGGAGGTGGGGCTCTTTTGAGAGAAAAAATAATCGCAAAAGCAGCTAAAGCATTTATCGTCGTAGCTACCCCACCAAAAATGGTAGAAAAATTAGGTGCATTTAAGCTTCCAGTTGAAGTTGTTCCTTTTGGTACAGAATTAACGGAGAAGCATATTTGTGAACTTGGCGGTGAACCGTTACTTCGTCAATCTGAAGGTATTCCTTTTATGACTGATAACGGGAACTATATTTTTGATTGTATCTTCTTAGATATTTCAAATCCAAAAAAATTAGAGGAACATCTAAATATTATCCCAGGTGTTGTTGAAAATGGATTATTTGTCGGGATGTCCGATACGGTCATTACATTGGATCGGAATAAGAATGTCTTGTTCATAGAGAGATAATTCTTTTCCTTTTGATAATTAATAGTAACCTGTTTTTATTTATGGATTTATTAATGTTTCGAATTAACTTTTGAAGGTATTTTTGAAAATCTAAGATTATTTGAGGTTTTTTAAAGATAAAAAACGTTCATAAAATGTTCACATTTTACTTGACTATGGAAAATGCTAGTATTATTATGGTTATATAAAGTAACCGATATATTAAAAAGTAACTTAAATACTTTTTTGTTTAACTATTGGTTATTACTAACTTTAAACATTCTTGAAAGTAAAGAGGAGGAAAGAAAATGGAATCAATGACATTCATCTTATTCGGAGCAACTGGGGATTTAGCAAAGAGAAAGATTTTCCCTGCTTTATATAATTTATTTCTAGATCAAAAAATGCCGGATTCGATATCAATAATTGGACTAGGTAGAAGGGAAATGTCTGATCGCGAGTTTCAAAATCAAGTTGAACAATCGTTAAGAACTTTTTCTAGACGAATTGATTTTGATCGAACGAACTTATATAAGTTTCTCGATGCTTTTCGTTATAGTGAATTTAATGCAGTAAATCCAGAAGACTATAGAAAACTATTAAGTCTTGTCAAACAACGTGAAAATGAACGAAATATACCAGAAAATCGGATGTTTTATCTTTCAGTCGCACCAGAGTTTTTTGATCTGATTTCATTAAACATTAAAGAAAGTGGATTAGGTTCTACAAAAGGCTGGAAACGGCTAATCATTGAAAAGCCATTTGGACGTGATTTAGAATCTGCCAGGGAGTTAAATACAAGACTAAGTGAAGCATTTGAAGAGGATGAAATTTATCGTA from Metabacillus sediminilitoris carries:
- the rpiA gene encoding ribose-5-phosphate isomerase RpiA is translated as MIDKKLVGEKAVDFVKDGMVVGLGTGSTVYYTIIKLGELVKEGLSIIGIPTSIQTEELAKKVGIPIGDFKEIEQIDVAIDGADEVDSNLNLIKGGGGALLREKIIAKAAKAFIVVATPPKMVEKLGAFKLPVEVVPFGTELTEKHICELGGEPLLRQSEGIPFMTDNGNYIFDCIFLDISNPKKLEEHLNIIPGVVENGLFVGMSDTVITLDRNKNVLFIER